Proteins found in one Aquibium microcysteis genomic segment:
- a CDS encoding phosphatase PAP2 family protein yields MISRESASARIERLRQATSERLTLLAFNAPSAFRFARRRLDARTALRGRHEPWRRFAVVSIALIALAAAYFDPVFAALPREWRSPAYGFGRMITDFGLSGPYLIPLALFLVWTATVDWPAFSRRARLHLFNATAAAWYAFLSIAGSGLLTTVLKQMFGRARPKLAGELGAFHFDPFTLDAAYLSFPSGHATTVGAVCFCAAILFPRLRLAAILAALWFGFSRIVVGAHHPSDVVAGLLIGGWFSYWVAIRFGKAGLVFLLPEGRLPLRRRSFHLLPLAAHRAFRHIVHRTEMQAHRIAGKRYDMV; encoded by the coding sequence ATGATTTCACGTGAGTCGGCCTCGGCACGGATAGAGCGGCTGAGGCAGGCGACCTCGGAGCGCCTGACGCTGCTGGCCTTCAACGCGCCATCGGCCTTTCGCTTCGCCCGCCGCCGTCTGGATGCCCGCACCGCACTGCGGGGCCGTCACGAGCCCTGGCGGCGCTTCGCGGTGGTATCGATCGCCCTCATCGCGCTGGCGGCCGCCTATTTCGATCCCGTCTTCGCTGCGCTGCCGCGCGAGTGGCGCAGCCCCGCCTACGGGTTTGGCCGCATGATCACCGATTTCGGGCTGTCCGGGCCCTATCTGATCCCGCTCGCACTCTTCCTGGTGTGGACCGCGACGGTGGACTGGCCGGCCTTTTCCCGCCGCGCGCGCCTCCATCTGTTCAACGCCACGGCCGCCGCCTGGTATGCGTTTCTCTCGATCGCCGGGTCCGGCCTGCTGACGACGGTGCTGAAACAGATGTTCGGCCGCGCAAGGCCGAAGCTCGCCGGCGAACTCGGCGCCTTCCACTTCGATCCCTTCACCCTCGACGCAGCCTATCTCAGCTTCCCGTCGGGCCATGCCACCACCGTGGGGGCGGTCTGCTTCTGCGCGGCGATCCTGTTTCCGCGCCTGCGGCTGGCCGCGATCCTGGCCGCCCTGTGGTTCGGCTTTTCGCGCATCGTCGTCGGCGCGCACCATCCGAGCGACGTGGTGGCCGGCCTCCTGATCGGCGGCTGGTTTTCCTACTGGGTGGCGATCCGCTTCGGCAAGGCGGGTCTGGTGTTCCTCCTGCCCGAGGGGAGGCTGCCGCTGCGGCGACGTTCGTTCCACCTCCTGCCCCTGGCCGCACACCGCGCCTTCCGGCACATCGTCCACCGGACCGAGATGCAGGCGCATCGCATCGCAGGCAAGCGATACGACATGGTCTGA
- a CDS encoding aspartate-semialdehyde dehydrogenase: MGFKIAVAGATGNVGREMLNILDERGFPADEIVALASRRSVGTEVSYGDRTLKVKDLATYDFSDTDICLMSAGGAVSKEYSPKIGRQGCVVIDNSSAWRYDQDVPLIVPEVNPDAITGFTRKNIIANPNCSTAQMLVALKPLHDAATITRVVVATYQSVSGAGKDGMDELFTQTRAVYVADPVENKKFTKRIAFNVIPHIDVFMEDGYTKEEWKMMAETKKMLDPKIKLTATCVRVPVFIGHSEAVNVEFEKPISADQARDILREAPGCQVIDKHEDGGYITPLESAGEDATYISRIREDITVENGLSLWIVSDNLRKGAALNAVQIAELLVARGLIQPKKKAA; encoded by the coding sequence ATGGGTTTCAAGATCGCAGTCGCCGGTGCGACCGGCAATGTCGGGCGCGAGATGCTCAACATTCTCGACGAGCGCGGCTTTCCAGCGGACGAGATCGTCGCGCTGGCCTCCCGCCGTTCGGTCGGCACGGAGGTGTCCTACGGCGACAGGACGCTGAAGGTGAAGGACCTCGCCACCTACGACTTCTCCGACACCGACATCTGCCTGATGTCGGCCGGCGGCGCGGTCTCGAAGGAGTATTCGCCGAAGATCGGCCGCCAGGGCTGCGTCGTTATCGATAACTCCAGTGCCTGGCGATACGATCAGGACGTGCCGCTGATCGTGCCGGAAGTGAACCCGGACGCCATCACCGGCTTCACCCGGAAGAACATCATCGCCAATCCGAACTGCTCGACCGCCCAGATGCTCGTCGCGCTGAAGCCGCTGCACGACGCCGCCACCATCACCCGCGTCGTCGTGGCCACCTACCAGTCGGTCTCGGGCGCGGGCAAGGACGGCATGGACGAACTGTTCACGCAGACCCGAGCGGTCTACGTGGCCGACCCGGTGGAAAACAAGAAGTTCACCAAGCGCATCGCGTTCAACGTCATCCCCCACATCGACGTCTTCATGGAGGACGGCTACACCAAGGAAGAGTGGAAGATGATGGCCGAGACGAAGAAGATGCTCGACCCGAAGATCAAGCTCACCGCGACCTGCGTGCGCGTGCCGGTGTTCATCGGCCACTCGGAGGCCGTCAACGTCGAGTTCGAGAAGCCGATCTCCGCCGATCAGGCGCGTGACATCCTGCGCGAGGCGCCCGGCTGCCAGGTGATCGACAAGCATGAGGACGGCGGCTACATCACCCCGCTCGAATCGGCCGGCGAGGACGCGACATACATCTCGCGCATCCGCGAGGACATCACCGTCGAGAACGGCTTGTCGCTGTGGATCGTCTCCGACAATCTGCGCAAGGGTGCTGCCCTCAACGCGGTCCAGATCGCCGAACTGCTGGTCGCGCGCGGCCTGATCCAGCCGAAGAAGAAGGCGGCCTGA
- a CDS encoding extensin family protein, whose amino-acid sequence MRFPRRLILLPAVVLLAAAVDLPDEAPLPVAPPRTDAAASPAEPDGSADPRPSGRSDGSGAPADPDRAKDDEAPAPPEKKPDPIADAPPPEPLPEAEIAACEAELTRLGAVFMRLDPVEGEGGCGVPQPYDLPEPAPGVTLEPDTQLTCPAALATARWVRDVVQPSARALGDEVTLSGITHASTYVCRGRNGQPGAKISEHAKGNAVDIARFTFEGHEPLAIVPRQGKGDIEEAFQRAVQAGACLHFTTVLGPGSDAFHDDHLHLDMAGRRGGYRLCQ is encoded by the coding sequence ATGAGGTTTCCGCGACGGCTCATCCTTCTTCCCGCCGTCGTCCTGCTGGCGGCCGCGGTCGATCTGCCGGACGAAGCGCCGCTGCCGGTCGCGCCGCCGCGGACGGATGCTGCGGCATCGCCGGCAGAGCCGGACGGGAGCGCCGACCCGCGCCCATCGGGCCGGAGCGACGGCTCGGGCGCTCCGGCCGATCCGGATCGTGCGAAGGACGACGAGGCGCCGGCCCCTCCCGAAAAAAAGCCCGACCCGATCGCCGATGCGCCACCGCCGGAGCCGTTGCCGGAGGCCGAGATCGCCGCCTGCGAGGCCGAACTCACCCGGCTGGGCGCCGTCTTCATGCGGCTCGATCCCGTGGAGGGGGAGGGCGGCTGCGGCGTGCCGCAGCCCTACGACTTGCCCGAACCGGCGCCGGGTGTGACGCTCGAGCCCGACACGCAGCTCACATGTCCCGCTGCCCTCGCCACCGCGCGCTGGGTGCGTGACGTCGTCCAGCCTTCCGCCCGCGCGCTCGGTGACGAAGTGACGCTATCGGGCATCACGCATGCCTCGACCTATGTCTGCCGCGGCCGCAACGGTCAGCCGGGCGCGAAGATTTCGGAGCACGCGAAAGGAAACGCCGTCGATATCGCGCGCTTCACGTTCGAGGGCCACGAACCGCTCGCGATCGTGCCCCGCCAGGGCAAGGGCGACATCGAGGAGGCGTTCCAGCGCGCGGTGCAGGCCGGCGCCTGCCTGCACTTCACCACCGTGCTCGGACCCGGGTCGGACGCCTTCCACGACGACCACCTGCATCTCGACATGGCCGGGCGCCGCGGGGGCTACCGTCTGTGCCAATAG
- a CDS encoding 3-hydroxyacyl-CoA dehydrogenase produces the protein MAKVAIIGSGFIGRAWAISFARAGNEVAMWDQVAAATEGARGFIEGVLGDLEANDLLRGQSPEAVLARISVTADIGEALAGAVHVQENTPEKRDVKREVFSLIDGLAGADAVIASSTSALLPSSFTEHLAGRHRCLVVHPLNPPYLIPAAEVVPAPWTSPETVERTRALLVAAGHAPLVMKRELDGFIMNRLQGALLEEAFRLVADGYASIEDVDIGIRDGLALRWSFMGPFETIDLNAPAGVRDYVARYQGIYETMFHQMQRRVDWAGPVLETVEADRRAKLPADRLAERQVWRDRRLMALAAHKRRSDDDIGT, from the coding sequence ATGGCAAAGGTTGCAATCATCGGCAGCGGCTTCATCGGGCGCGCATGGGCGATCAGTTTCGCGCGGGCGGGCAACGAGGTGGCGATGTGGGATCAGGTCGCGGCGGCGACGGAGGGCGCCCGCGGCTTCATCGAGGGCGTGCTCGGCGACCTCGAGGCCAACGACCTCCTGCGCGGGCAGTCGCCCGAGGCGGTGCTGGCACGGATCTCCGTCACCGCAGACATCGGCGAGGCCTTGGCCGGCGCCGTCCATGTCCAGGAGAACACGCCCGAAAAACGGGACGTCAAGCGCGAGGTGTTCTCGCTGATCGACGGCCTGGCAGGCGCGGATGCCGTGATTGCGAGTTCCACCTCCGCGCTTCTCCCCTCGAGCTTCACCGAGCATCTCGCCGGGCGCCACCGCTGCCTCGTCGTCCATCCGCTCAACCCGCCCTATCTCATCCCGGCGGCGGAGGTGGTGCCTGCACCCTGGACCTCGCCCGAGACGGTCGAGCGCACGCGCGCGCTGCTCGTGGCCGCCGGACACGCGCCTCTGGTGATGAAGCGCGAGCTCGACGGCTTCATCATGAACCGGCTGCAGGGCGCGCTGCTCGAAGAGGCCTTCCGGCTCGTCGCCGACGGTTACGCCAGCATCGAGGACGTCGATATCGGTATCCGCGACGGGCTCGCCCTGCGCTGGTCCTTCATGGGACCCTTCGAGACCATCGACCTCAACGCGCCGGCCGGCGTCCGCGACTATGTCGCGCGCTACCAGGGCATCTACGAGACCATGTTCCACCAGATGCAGCGCCGGGTGGACTGGGCCGGTCCCGTGCTGGAGACGGTCGAGGCCGATCGTCGCGCGAAGCTGCCGGCCGACCGGCTGGCGGAGCGCCAGGTCTGGCGTGACCGCCGGCTGATGGCGCTGGCAGCCCACAAGCGCCGCTCGGACGACGACATCGGCACCTGA
- a CDS encoding AMP-binding enzyme: MIIRGGVNVAPQEIEAVLARHPAVTEVAVAGIDHAIYGQEIVAAIVCSGVGEQEIRAFCINNLAPERRPRIIRIVRSLPYNAGGKLMRSAVAAMFSEDA; this comes from the coding sequence ATGATCATCCGTGGCGGCGTCAACGTCGCGCCGCAGGAGATCGAGGCCGTCCTCGCGCGGCACCCCGCGGTGACGGAGGTCGCCGTGGCCGGGATCGACCATGCGATCTACGGCCAGGAGATCGTCGCCGCGATCGTGTGCAGCGGCGTCGGAGAGCAGGAGATCCGCGCCTTCTGCATCAACAACCTCGCCCCCGAAAGGCGACCGCGCATCATCCGGATCGTCAGGAGTCTGCCATACAATGCCGGCGGCAAGCTGATGCGCTCGGCGGTGGCGGCGATGTTCTCAGAAGACGCCTGA
- a CDS encoding tripartite tricarboxylate transporter permease — MVDVVMMALAEMLEPLRLAMLLVGVCAGLVIGVIPGIGGLFGLALLIPLSFGLDSYSAIALLLGMSSVTTTSDTIPAVLIGVPGTVGSMATVVDGHALAKRNEAGRALGAAYSASLLGGLFGAFVLAVSLPLLQPLLLMLRTPDFLAITLLGLSLVALLVGRDPLKGFAAAGGGLILSFVGVDDQTAAHRWTFGQVYLWDGLPLGALFLGLFGIPEVASLMSRQAIADRGAAVGGGVTDGILNTLREWRLVLQCSGIGALLGALPGVGLSVVSWIAYGFARRHRGDGPAFGEGNIRGVIGPESANNANEGGSLIPTIALGIPGGAGTALLLGALIVHGVVPGPHMLEANASVTVAMIFSLAMANVIGAGICLALSNPLSRIATVGSHIIGPIALVFVILGAFQSSAGVGDVVVLACFGVVGILMKARGWPRPALALGFVLGELVERNFFLSWQIFGWSTFLRPSFVLVALLLAGQILWHLLGRGRRGDIRPSSPPASIPNAAVVFSVAGFVLVTARDLPAEAALFPSATAVFLLFVGVVMLVGALVRHRARADGGAPAPEPPDPVLTREGVAVVMGVPIFLAGLFVVGPLVSSGLLVAATMRRGGESLARATVGGLMVALVVHLIFDRLISTPWPRSLLGAVSSGVF; from the coding sequence GTGGTGGACGTCGTCATGATGGCGCTCGCCGAGATGCTGGAGCCCCTGCGGCTGGCGATGCTGCTCGTCGGCGTCTGCGCGGGGCTCGTCATCGGCGTGATTCCAGGCATCGGCGGTCTGTTCGGCCTGGCCCTGCTGATCCCGCTGTCCTTCGGTCTCGATTCCTATTCGGCGATCGCGCTGCTGCTCGGCATGTCCTCGGTGACGACGACGTCGGATACGATCCCGGCCGTGCTGATCGGCGTGCCGGGAACGGTCGGATCGATGGCGACGGTCGTCGACGGGCACGCGCTGGCGAAACGCAACGAGGCTGGGCGCGCGCTCGGCGCCGCCTATTCGGCATCCCTCCTCGGCGGCCTGTTCGGCGCGTTCGTCCTGGCGGTCAGCCTGCCGCTCCTTCAGCCGCTGCTGCTCATGCTGCGCACACCCGACTTCCTGGCGATCACCTTGCTCGGCCTCTCGCTCGTCGCCCTGCTGGTCGGCCGCGATCCGCTCAAGGGCTTCGCGGCGGCCGGCGGCGGTCTCATCCTCTCCTTCGTCGGCGTGGACGACCAGACCGCCGCGCACCGCTGGACCTTCGGACAGGTCTACCTCTGGGACGGCCTGCCGCTCGGTGCGCTTTTCCTCGGGCTCTTCGGCATTCCCGAGGTGGCATCGCTGATGTCGAGACAGGCCATCGCCGACCGCGGTGCCGCGGTCGGCGGCGGCGTCACCGACGGCATCCTGAACACACTGCGCGAGTGGCGGCTGGTGCTGCAATGCAGCGGCATCGGCGCGCTCCTGGGCGCTCTTCCGGGTGTCGGCCTCTCGGTCGTGAGCTGGATTGCCTACGGCTTCGCCAGGCGCCACCGCGGCGACGGCCCGGCGTTCGGCGAAGGCAACATCCGCGGCGTCATCGGCCCCGAGAGCGCCAACAATGCCAACGAAGGCGGCTCCCTCATCCCGACCATCGCGCTCGGCATTCCGGGCGGCGCTGGCACGGCGCTGCTGCTCGGCGCGCTCATCGTGCATGGCGTCGTACCCGGCCCACACATGCTGGAGGCCAATGCCTCGGTCACGGTCGCCATGATCTTCAGCCTCGCGATGGCCAACGTCATCGGGGCGGGAATCTGCCTCGCGCTCTCCAATCCTCTTTCCAGAATTGCCACGGTCGGCTCGCACATCATCGGGCCGATCGCCCTCGTCTTCGTCATCCTGGGCGCCTTCCAGTCCTCCGCCGGCGTCGGAGACGTGGTGGTGCTGGCATGCTTCGGCGTCGTGGGCATCCTGATGAAGGCCCGCGGCTGGCCGCGGCCGGCGCTCGCGCTGGGATTCGTGCTCGGCGAACTGGTCGAGCGCAACTTCTTCCTGTCCTGGCAGATCTTCGGCTGGTCGACCTTCCTGCGGCCGAGCTTCGTGCTCGTCGCCCTGCTTCTCGCCGGCCAGATCCTCTGGCATCTCCTCGGCCGCGGCAGGCGGGGGGACATCCGGCCGTCATCGCCGCCGGCGAGCATCCCGAACGCCGCCGTGGTGTTCTCGGTCGCGGGCTTCGTGCTCGTGACGGCGCGCGACCTGCCGGCCGAAGCGGCCCTGTTCCCGTCGGCCACGGCGGTCTTCCTTCTCTTCGTGGGCGTGGTCATGCTGGTCGGGGCGCTGGTCCGGCACCGTGCACGCGCCGATGGCGGCGCCCCGGCACCAGAGCCGCCGGATCCGGTCCTGACGCGGGAGGGTGTCGCGGTCGTGATGGGCGTGCCGATCTTCCTCGCCGGATTGTTTGTCGTCGGGCCGCTGGTTTCGAGCGGTCTGCTCGTAGCCGCGACGATGCGGCGAGGAGGCGAGAGCCTCGCGCGCGCCACCGTGGGCGGCCTCATGGTCGCGCTCGTCGTCCACCTGATCTTCGACCGGCTGATCTCGACGCCCTGGCCGCGCAGCCTGCTCGGAGCGGTCTCCTCAGGCGTCTTCTGA
- a CDS encoding ABC transporter substrate-binding protein, translated as MRRAHLAATAALSITAALTATNAQAADLTLCWAAWDPANALVELSKEFEAQSGHTMKFEFVPWPNFADRMLNELNSGGKLCDLMIGDSQWIGGSAENGHYVKLNDFFDANGIKMSDFIDATVTGYSEWPKNTPNYWALPAFGDVVGWTYRKDWFEKPELQAAFKEKYGRDLGVPKTFAELKDIAEFFQGREVDGKTVYGASIYTERGSEGITMGAMDVLYSFGFKYENPDKPYDMEGFVNGPGAVAGLEYYKALYDCCTPPGSSNGYMSEGIDAFKSGQVALQMNFAFTWPGFESDASVGGGKTGYFVNPAGPDGEQFAQLGGQGISVVSYSEKQEAALEYIKWFAQPAVQAKWWEMGGFSCLKAVTLAPEFPQSQPYAQTFLDSMAIVKDFWAEPSYATLLQASQRRFHDYVVAGNGTAKEALDGLVADWTETFEDDGKL; from the coding sequence ATGAGACGTGCCCATCTGGCGGCCACAGCCGCCTTGTCGATTACGGCTGCCCTGACTGCGACGAACGCGCAGGCCGCCGACCTCACCCTGTGCTGGGCCGCCTGGGACCCGGCGAACGCACTGGTGGAACTGTCGAAGGAGTTCGAGGCGCAGTCGGGCCACACGATGAAGTTCGAATTCGTGCCGTGGCCCAATTTCGCCGACCGCATGCTCAACGAGCTGAACTCCGGCGGCAAGCTCTGCGACCTGATGATCGGCGACAGCCAGTGGATCGGCGGCTCCGCCGAGAACGGCCATTACGTCAAGCTCAACGACTTCTTCGATGCCAACGGCATCAAGATGAGCGACTTCATCGACGCCACCGTGACCGGCTATTCGGAATGGCCGAAGAACACGCCCAATTACTGGGCCCTGCCCGCCTTCGGCGACGTCGTCGGCTGGACCTACCGCAAGGACTGGTTCGAGAAGCCGGAACTCCAGGCGGCGTTCAAGGAGAAGTACGGCCGCGACCTCGGGGTGCCGAAGACCTTCGCCGAGCTGAAGGACATCGCCGAGTTCTTCCAGGGCCGGGAGGTCGACGGCAAGACCGTCTACGGCGCATCGATCTACACCGAGCGCGGCTCCGAAGGCATCACCATGGGCGCCATGGACGTGCTCTACTCCTTCGGCTTCAAGTACGAGAACCCGGACAAGCCCTACGACATGGAAGGCTTCGTCAACGGGCCGGGCGCGGTGGCGGGCCTCGAATACTACAAGGCGCTCTACGACTGCTGCACGCCGCCCGGCTCGTCCAACGGCTACATGTCGGAAGGCATCGACGCCTTCAAGTCGGGCCAGGTCGCGCTGCAGATGAACTTCGCCTTCACCTGGCCGGGCTTCGAGAGCGACGCCAGTGTCGGCGGCGGCAAGACCGGTTACTTCGTCAATCCGGCAGGTCCCGATGGCGAGCAGTTCGCACAACTCGGCGGCCAGGGCATCTCGGTCGTCTCCTATTCGGAGAAGCAGGAGGCGGCGCTGGAATACATCAAGTGGTTCGCCCAGCCCGCCGTGCAGGCCAAGTGGTGGGAGATGGGCGGCTTCTCGTGCCTCAAGGCGGTGACGCTGGCGCCCGAATTCCCGCAGAGCCAGCCCTACGCGCAGACCTTCCTCGACTCCATGGCGATCGTGAAGGACTTCTGGGCCGAGCCGAGCTACGCCACGCTGCTGCAGGCCAGCCAGCGCCGCTTCCACGACTATGTCGTCGCCGGCAACGGCACGGCCAAGGAGGCGCTCGACGGGCTCGTGGCCGACTGGACCGAGACCTTCGAGGACGACGGCAAGCTCTAG
- a CDS encoding carbohydrate ABC transporter permease, with the protein MTDDNTSRGTATAPARLRRRIAGLSDRTLAFVFIVPTILLLLAINIFPLIWTIRLSLTNYRANRANEAIEWVGLRNYERILTDPDIWNSMQATAHFLIWTLVLQVLIGFSLAYLINKKFRGNDLWTTIIVLPMMLSPAVVGNFWTFLYQPQIGLFNYVVAFVSGVDPASFSMIGDVRLAPWSIVIVDTWMWTPFVMLICLAGLRSIPDYIYEAAEVDRASRWRQFWTITIPMVLPFLMLAVLFRGIENFKMFDLVVQLTGGGPGSVTELTSINLKREAFEKWRTGYSSAYAIILFVTVFGLASIYVKALNKVKER; encoded by the coding sequence ATGACGGACGACAACACCAGCCGCGGAACGGCGACGGCGCCCGCCAGGTTGCGGCGCCGGATCGCCGGCCTCTCCGACCGGACGCTGGCCTTCGTCTTCATCGTCCCGACCATCCTGCTGCTGCTCGCCATCAACATCTTCCCGCTGATCTGGACAATCCGGCTGAGCCTGACGAACTACCGCGCCAACCGGGCCAACGAGGCGATCGAATGGGTGGGGCTGCGCAACTACGAGCGCATCCTCACCGATCCCGACATCTGGAACTCGATGCAGGCGACGGCGCATTTCCTGATCTGGACGCTCGTGCTGCAGGTGCTGATCGGCTTCTCACTCGCCTACCTGATCAACAAGAAGTTCAGGGGCAACGACCTGTGGACGACGATCATCGTCCTGCCCATGATGCTCTCGCCCGCCGTGGTGGGCAATTTCTGGACCTTCCTCTACCAGCCGCAGATCGGGCTGTTCAACTACGTGGTGGCCTTCGTCTCGGGCGTCGACCCGGCCTCCTTCTCGATGATCGGCGACGTCAGGCTCGCTCCCTGGTCGATCGTCATCGTCGACACCTGGATGTGGACGCCCTTCGTGATGCTGATCTGCCTCGCCGGCCTGCGCTCGATCCCCGACTACATCTACGAGGCGGCGGAGGTGGACCGGGCCTCGCGCTGGCGCCAGTTCTGGACCATCACCATCCCGATGGTGCTGCCGTTCCTGATGCTGGCCGTGCTGTTCCGCGGCATCGAGAACTTCAAGATGTTCGACCTCGTGGTGCAGCTCACCGGCGGCGGCCCGGGCAGCGTCACGGAACTGACCTCGATAAACCTCAAGCGCGAGGCCTTCGAGAAGTGGCGCACGGGCTACTCCTCCGCCTATGCCATCATCCTGTTCGTGACGGTCTTCGGCCTCGCCTCGATCTACGTGAAGGCCCTGAACAAGGTGAAGGAACGATGA
- a CDS encoding carbohydrate ABC transporter permease has product MNHSVTEPSRLQKWVAGILVVGYALVTIMPLAWIIATGFKSPGDAIAYPPKLIYEPTLEGYVNLFTTRSRATPETLAQLGPPQTWYDAIVRQYDMVISGPSRYGERFLNSVIIGFGSTFLSIFLGTLAAYAFSRFRVPLKDDLMFFILSTRMMPPIAVAIPIFLMYRQLGLSDTHLGMILLYTAVNLSLSVWLLKGFIDEIPVEYEEAALIDGYTRFQAFSKVVLPQATTGIASTAIFCLIFAWNEYAFAVLLTSGTAQTAPPFIPTIIGVGKDWPAVAAGATLFLVPVMVFTILLRKHLLRGITFGAVRK; this is encoded by the coding sequence ATGAACCATTCCGTCACCGAACCGTCCCGGCTGCAAAAGTGGGTCGCCGGCATCCTGGTCGTGGGTTATGCGCTGGTCACGATCATGCCGCTGGCCTGGATCATCGCCACCGGCTTCAAGTCGCCCGGCGACGCCATCGCCTACCCGCCGAAGCTGATCTACGAGCCGACGCTGGAAGGCTACGTCAACCTGTTCACCACCCGCTCGCGGGCGACGCCGGAGACGCTGGCCCAGCTCGGCCCGCCTCAGACCTGGTACGACGCCATCGTGCGCCAGTACGACATGGTGATCTCGGGTCCCAGCCGCTACGGCGAGCGCTTCCTCAATTCGGTGATCATCGGTTTCGGCTCGACCTTCCTGTCGATCTTCCTCGGCACGCTCGCGGCCTATGCCTTCTCGCGCTTCAGGGTGCCTCTGAAGGACGATCTGATGTTCTTCATCCTGTCGACGCGCATGATGCCGCCGATCGCGGTCGCGATCCCGATCTTCCTGATGTACCGCCAGCTCGGCCTGTCGGACACGCATCTCGGCATGATCCTGCTCTACACGGCCGTGAACCTGTCGCTCTCGGTCTGGCTGCTGAAGGGCTTCATCGACGAGATTCCCGTCGAGTACGAGGAGGCGGCGCTGATCGACGGCTACACGCGCTTCCAGGCCTTCTCCAAGGTGGTGCTGCCGCAGGCGACGACCGGCATCGCCTCGACCGCCATCTTCTGCCTGATCTTCGCCTGGAACGAATACGCCTTCGCCGTGCTCCTGACCTCGGGAACGGCGCAGACCGCGCCGCCCTTCATCCCCACCATCATCGGCGTCGGCAAGGACTGGCCGGCGGTGGCGGCGGGCGCGACGCTGTTCCTGGTGCCGGTCATGGTCTTCACCATCCTCCTGCGCAAGCACCTCCTGCGCGGCATCACCTTCGGCGCGGTGCGCAAATGA
- a CDS encoding ABC transporter ATP-binding protein gives MAEIVIRNLRKEFGSFTAVKGSSFTIADGEFFMLLGPSGCGKTTTLRMIAGLELPTSGQILLDGQDVANMRASARDIAFVFQMFALYPHMNVRRNISYPLVSQGVPRAEVKTRVAEIARILGIEAILDRPVGGLSAGDRQRVALGRAIVRRPKAFLMDEPLGALDAEFRERMAEELRALHDRMGATTVYVTHDQLEAMQMGDKIVVMNHGVVEQWGTPQDIYDEPATLFVAEFIGSPPMNFLRFDAAVPAGATSVRLSGVEIAVPATKEATGGAKAVLGVRPEHVRLDDAAPYRGSVIAAEYLGTTQIVTLDTANGIVKARIPSSLSVRVGEPVGLSFNTQTLSLFDAGTGRALSVERPMRRDTRRENAHG, from the coding sequence TTGGCCGAGATCGTGATCCGCAACCTGCGCAAGGAATTCGGCAGCTTCACCGCCGTGAAAGGATCGAGCTTCACCATCGCCGACGGCGAGTTCTTCATGCTGCTCGGCCCCTCGGGATGCGGCAAGACGACGACGCTGCGCATGATCGCCGGGCTCGAACTGCCAACCTCGGGCCAGATCCTGCTCGACGGCCAGGACGTCGCCAACATGCGCGCCAGCGCCCGCGACATCGCATTCGTCTTCCAGATGTTCGCGCTCTACCCGCACATGAACGTGCGCCGCAACATCTCCTATCCGCTGGTCAGCCAGGGCGTGCCGCGCGCCGAGGTGAAGACGCGGGTGGCCGAGATCGCGCGCATCCTCGGCATCGAGGCGATCCTCGACCGGCCCGTCGGCGGGCTGTCGGCCGGCGACCGCCAGCGCGTCGCGCTCGGACGTGCCATCGTGCGCAGGCCCAAGGCCTTCCTGATGGACGAGCCGCTCGGCGCGCTCGACGCCGAGTTCCGCGAGCGCATGGCCGAGGAACTGCGCGCCCTGCACGACCGCATGGGCGCCACCACGGTCTACGTCACCCACGACCAGCTCGAAGCCATGCAGATGGGCGACAAGATCGTCGTCATGAACCATGGCGTCGTCGAGCAGTGGGGCACGCCGCAGGACATCTACGACGAGCCGGCGACGCTGTTCGTGGCGGAATTCATCGGCTCGCCGCCGATGAATTTCCTGCGCTTCGACGCCGCCGTGCCCGCAGGCGCGACCAGCGTGCGGCTGTCGGGCGTCGAGATCGCCGTGCCTGCGACGAAGGAGGCGACGGGCGGCGCGAAGGCCGTGCTCGGCGTCCGGCCCGAACACGTCCGGCTCGACGATGCGGCACCCTATCGCGGATCGGTCATTGCGGCGGAATATCTCGGCACGACCCAGATCGTCACCCTCGACACCGCCAACGGCATCGTCAAGGCGCGCATCCCGTCCTCCCTGAGCGTGCGCGTGGGCGAACCGGTCGGCCTGTCCTTCAACACGCAGACGCTGTCGCTCTTCGACGCCGGCACCGGCCGGGCGCTGTCGGTCGAGCGGCCGATGCGTCGGGACACGCGCCGGGAGAACGCCCATGGCTGA